From the Psychrobacillus sp. FSL K6-4046 genome, one window contains:
- a CDS encoding methylmalonyl-CoA mutase family protein produces MTINDMKQTKFNEASFTEWEQAAVKSLKGKSLESLETKTLEDIILKPLYTLADLENIPDEQTKTVRESKESASWKVAQQSVGLTSEEILSNLNESLSKGNNVINYKVKIDHKWNDSQLQELKELFQHYEVLLDVKNDPSFLKHFDYLNGSIIGAEEEFKGARTLHLDGSKLHKAGGDAISELASVLVQADTFVHLHGIEKVEENAFVQFSVDTNFFMEIAKLRAFRILWKAFGEAFGKENAKAIPVYAETSLRSFSALDETVNLLRAGNSTLSCVLGGADFVSAYPYNYLTGTTATSNRIARNMQLVLKEETHIQRVIDAAGGSFYIESLTKQLVEKAWAYFIELMKDSSPESRESMLLQRAQEKWELQLKAVSSRKKSLIGTNNYANPVDVIENPVKHTDYKRLAEPFEDLRKAFKQTPLKTAILPYGVLKEYKPRLDYVNGFLNAIGITPVLAEANLKPFDLQQWIENDNIQYAVFVGNDDQTAGLVPALLNEKLSVPLDVAGKFEEYEDWLEAGLSGSIYAGQSLLIKGKELLALAQKEGSHDNA; encoded by the coding sequence ATGACTATAAACGACATGAAGCAAACCAAATTTAATGAAGCAAGCTTTACGGAATGGGAGCAGGCTGCAGTAAAATCATTAAAAGGTAAATCGTTAGAATCTTTAGAAACTAAGACGTTAGAAGATATTATATTGAAACCGCTTTACACATTAGCGGATTTGGAAAATATCCCCGATGAACAAACTAAAACTGTAAGAGAAAGTAAAGAATCAGCAAGCTGGAAGGTTGCACAGCAATCAGTAGGGTTAACATCAGAGGAAATTCTATCTAATCTGAACGAAAGCCTTTCCAAAGGAAATAATGTCATTAATTATAAAGTAAAGATTGACCACAAGTGGAATGATTCACAGCTTCAGGAGTTGAAGGAGCTTTTCCAACATTATGAGGTGTTACTTGATGTAAAAAATGATCCAAGTTTCTTAAAGCACTTTGATTATTTAAATGGTTCTATAATAGGAGCAGAAGAAGAGTTTAAAGGAGCTCGTACATTACATTTAGATGGCTCCAAGTTACATAAGGCTGGTGGGGATGCAATTAGCGAATTAGCGAGCGTATTAGTGCAAGCGGATACATTTGTGCATCTTCATGGTATCGAGAAAGTAGAAGAAAATGCTTTTGTACAATTTTCAGTAGACACTAATTTCTTTATGGAAATTGCAAAGCTGAGAGCTTTTAGAATACTTTGGAAGGCGTTTGGAGAAGCATTTGGTAAAGAAAATGCGAAGGCTATACCGGTATATGCAGAAACCTCTCTCCGGTCTTTCTCAGCACTTGATGAAACAGTAAACTTATTGCGTGCTGGTAACAGTACATTGTCTTGCGTATTGGGTGGTGCAGATTTTGTAAGTGCATATCCATATAATTATTTAACTGGCACAACTGCAACTTCTAACCGTATTGCTCGCAATATGCAACTTGTACTAAAGGAAGAAACACATATTCAACGTGTAATCGATGCAGCTGGAGGCTCTTTCTATATTGAGTCATTGACTAAACAGCTTGTTGAGAAGGCTTGGGCATATTTTATTGAGCTTATGAAAGATAGCTCCCCAGAATCGAGAGAAAGTATGCTACTTCAACGAGCTCAAGAGAAATGGGAGCTACAGTTAAAGGCAGTGTCATCTCGAAAAAAATCTCTAATCGGTACGAATAATTATGCTAACCCCGTTGATGTAATAGAAAATCCGGTTAAACATACGGACTATAAACGTTTAGCAGAACCTTTTGAAGACCTACGAAAAGCTTTTAAACAGACTCCACTTAAGACTGCCATACTTCCTTATGGTGTTCTAAAGGAGTATAAGCCTAGACTGGACTATGTTAATGGCTTTTTGAATGCGATCGGAATTACTCCCGTCCTTGCAGAAGCCAATTTAAAGCCATTTGATTTACAGCAGTGGATCGAGAATGACAATATTCAATATGCTGTTTTTGTAGGTAATGATGACCAAACAGCTGGACTAGTACCTGCTCTATTGAATGAAAAGCTTTCCGTGCCATTAGATGTAGCAGGGAAGTTCGAGGAGTATGAGGATTGGTTAGAAGCAGGGCTCTCTGGTTCTATTTATGCAGGACAGTCTCTTCTTATAAAAGGAAAAGAATTACTGGCACTAGCTCAGAAGGAGGGTTCACATGACAACGCCTAA
- a CDS encoding carbohydrate ABC transporter permease, translated as MEKNTIWTRPFYYIVMFGVATVSLYPIFLMFMSSFKSSSEIFKDPLGLPTSFSLDTYRTLLNKIPFDQYFYNSVMVSVTSVVLVVLFCSLAAFYIARFNFSWNSAIFFVFLLGMMIPIKLGIVPLFILMRDLGLINSLWSLILMNIATGAPITMLILTGFFKTLPMELEEAARMDGAGNLRTLWHVLLPLMRPAIGTVVIINFIAAWNDFFFPLIFITEKAKMTIPVGMLSLFGEHSADWGSLFAGLTLASLPMMVLFLLASKQFMEGLTAGAVK; from the coding sequence ATGGAGAAAAATACTATTTGGACCAGGCCATTTTATTATATTGTCATGTTCGGAGTTGCTACCGTCAGCTTATATCCAATTTTTTTAATGTTTATGTCTTCTTTTAAATCTAGTTCGGAGATATTCAAGGATCCCTTAGGATTACCTACAAGCTTTAGTCTAGATACGTACAGAACGTTATTAAATAAGATTCCATTTGACCAATATTTTTATAATAGTGTCATGGTGAGCGTTACTTCTGTAGTTCTAGTCGTGTTATTTTGTTCTTTGGCTGCATTTTATATTGCTCGATTTAACTTTAGCTGGAATAGTGCCATTTTCTTTGTGTTTTTGCTAGGTATGATGATTCCGATAAAGCTTGGGATAGTTCCGTTATTTATCTTGATGCGTGATCTAGGCCTCATCAATTCTTTATGGTCTTTAATACTTATGAATATAGCTACTGGTGCCCCTATTACAATGCTTATTTTAACAGGCTTTTTCAAGACGTTACCGATGGAACTTGAGGAGGCGGCAAGGATGGATGGGGCTGGGAATCTTCGTACCCTTTGGCATGTGCTTCTTCCACTTATGCGACCTGCTATAGGAACAGTTGTCATAATAAACTTTATAGCTGCTTGGAATGACTTTTTCTTCCCGCTCATATTTATAACTGAAAAGGCAAAAATGACGATTCCTGTTGGTATGCTTTCTCTTTTTGGGGAGCATTCAGCCGACTGGGGGTCTTTGTTTGCAGGGCTAACATTAGCTTCATTGCCTATGATGGTTCTTTTTCTCCTTGCATCGAAGCAGTTTATGGAAGGGCTAACGGCAGGAGCTGTAAAATGA